In Bradyrhizobium lablabi, one DNA window encodes the following:
- a CDS encoding catalase, producing the protein MAKRPTLTTDSGMPVADNQNSITAGPRGPVLMQDFHLLEKLAHQNRERIPERTVHAKGSAAYGTLTITHDISKYTKAKVLQKGKKTEAFLRFSTVAGERGAADAERDVRGFALRFYTEEGNWDLVGNNTPVFFVRDALKFPDFIHTQKRHPKTNMRSPTAMWDFWSLSPESLHQVTILMSDRGLPQSYRNIDGFGSHTYSFINARGERHWVKFHFKTQQGIKNWTNAEAAQKVAYDRETHQRDLFEAIEKGNFPKWKFSVQIMPESDVDKHWYNPFDLTKVWPHKDYPLIEVGTLELNRNPKNYFAEVEQAALAPSNIVPGIGHSPDKMLQARIFSYADAHRYRVGVNAHQLPVNRPRVEANDYHADGTMRLEGKPYPDAFYEPNSFNGPLEDQSYRDPPLKIMGDAARYNHRDGNDDYRQPGELFRLMRPDQKEQLFNNYKAAMEGVPVEIVTRQIVHCYRADPEYGLGVAKALGIDFKPQTIAAE; encoded by the coding sequence GTGGCCAAACGCCCTACCCTCACCACCGACAGCGGCATGCCTGTCGCCGACAACCAGAACAGCATCACCGCGGGCCCGCGCGGCCCGGTGCTGATGCAGGACTTTCATCTGTTGGAGAAGCTTGCGCACCAGAATCGCGAGCGCATCCCGGAGCGCACCGTCCACGCGAAAGGCTCGGCAGCTTACGGCACACTGACCATAACCCACGACATCTCGAAGTACACGAAGGCCAAGGTGTTGCAGAAGGGCAAGAAGACCGAAGCTTTCCTGCGCTTCTCGACGGTTGCGGGCGAACGCGGCGCCGCCGACGCCGAGCGCGACGTGCGCGGCTTTGCGCTGCGCTTCTACACTGAGGAAGGCAACTGGGATCTCGTCGGCAACAACACGCCGGTGTTCTTCGTGCGCGATGCGCTGAAGTTTCCTGACTTCATCCATACCCAGAAACGGCACCCGAAGACCAACATGCGCTCCCCGACCGCGATGTGGGACTTCTGGTCATTGTCGCCGGAGAGCCTGCACCAGGTCACCATCCTGATGTCGGACCGCGGGCTTCCGCAAAGCTATCGCAATATCGACGGCTTCGGCTCGCACACCTACTCGTTCATCAACGCGAGGGGCGAACGCCACTGGGTGAAATTCCACTTCAAGACCCAGCAGGGCATCAAGAACTGGACCAACGCCGAGGCCGCTCAGAAGGTCGCCTACGACCGCGAGACCCATCAGCGCGATCTGTTCGAAGCGATCGAGAAGGGCAATTTCCCGAAGTGGAAATTTTCCGTGCAGATCATGCCGGAGAGCGACGTCGACAAGCACTGGTACAATCCCTTCGACTTGACCAAGGTGTGGCCGCACAAGGATTATCCGCTGATCGAAGTCGGCACGCTGGAGCTCAACCGCAATCCGAAGAACTATTTCGCCGAGGTCGAGCAGGCCGCGCTCGCGCCGTCGAACATCGTACCGGGCATCGGCCATTCGCCCGATAAGATGCTGCAGGCCCGCATCTTCTCCTACGCGGACGCGCATCGCTACCGGGTCGGCGTCAACGCGCACCAGCTCCCGGTCAACCGGCCGCGTGTCGAAGCGAACGATTATCACGCTGACGGGACGATGCGGCTGGAGGGCAAGCCTTACCCGGACGCCTTCTACGAGCCGAACTCGTTCAACGGTCCTCTCGAGGACCAAAGCTACCGCGACCCGCCGCTCAAGATCATGGGTGACGCGGCCCGCTACAATCATCGCGACGGCAACGACGACTATCGCCAGCCCGGAGAGCTGTTCCGGCTAATGAGGCCCGACCAGAAGGAGCAGCTGTTCAATAACTACAAGGCGGCGATGGAGGGCGTACCGGTCGAGATCGTCACGCGGCAGATCGTCCACTGCTACAGGGCCGATCCCGAATACGGCCTCGGCGTCGCGAAGGCGTTAGGCATCGATTTCAAACCGCAGACGATCGCCGCCGAGTAG
- a CDS encoding MIP/aquaporin family protein: MSNRIAPKLLAEFIGTFAFVFIGAGAAAVVGSGVGLPGIAAIAFAHGLAIMAFAFAYGSVSGGHMNPAVTIGVLAAGAMGVGEAIGYIISQLIGGIAGALLLRTVLGGAATGLGMPALAHGLALGATTVTITPEAGFMIEALLAFFLVTVVLSTAVAGRAGNLAPLAIGMTLTLNIIMGGALTGAPFNPARALGPMVATGNFSDAWLYMTAPIVGAIVAALLHTGLARLAHERMAVKPDRAAQTPAE, encoded by the coding sequence ATGTCTAACCGGATTGCACCAAAACTCCTTGCGGAGTTCATCGGCACCTTCGCCTTCGTGTTCATCGGCGCCGGAGCCGCGGCCGTGGTCGGCAGCGGTGTCGGCCTGCCGGGTATCGCTGCGATTGCCTTCGCCCATGGCCTTGCCATCATGGCCTTCGCCTTCGCCTACGGCTCCGTGTCAGGCGGGCACATGAACCCCGCTGTCACCATCGGCGTGCTCGCCGCCGGCGCGATGGGCGTTGGCGAGGCGATCGGCTATATCATCAGCCAGCTGATCGGCGGCATCGCCGGCGCGCTGTTGTTGCGGACTGTTCTGGGCGGAGCCGCCACGGGCCTCGGCATGCCTGCACTCGCGCACGGCCTTGCTCTGGGCGCCACGACGGTCACGATCACGCCGGAGGCCGGCTTCATGATCGAGGCCTTGCTCGCCTTTTTCCTGGTCACGGTCGTACTCAGCACGGCGGTTGCGGGCCGCGCCGGCAATCTTGCGCCGCTGGCGATCGGAATGACGCTAACCCTCAATATCATCATGGGTGGGGCCCTCACCGGGGCCCCCTTCAACCCGGCCCGTGCCCTTGGCCCGATGGTCGCGACCGGCAATTTCAGCGATGCCTGGCTCTACATGACGGCCCCGATCGTTGGCGCCATCGTCGCTGCCCTTCTGCACACGGGCCTCGCGCGGCTCGCTCATGAGCGAATGGCAGTCAAGCCGGACAGGGCTGCGCAGACGCCCGCCGAATGA